In a single window of the Tellurirhabdus bombi genome:
- a CDS encoding pepsin/retropepsin-like aspartic protease family protein, which yields MKRFGFFFVLLLCCLNVFGAEDKDDGKDRYGYHLIQNRKIARIPFELHSNLIVVPVKINNSDTLHFILDTGVSSTIITDPAAIRSQKLQFTRKVKLTGAGEGGQLLASVAINNVLTMGHMRANHQNMVVLDEDVLQLSEYVGIPIHGIFGYEVFNNFIVTIDFQRREILLQQPSSYRYRRSRGVRYPIMIQDTKPYTDVLAVVDNGKTVPIRVVIDTGAGHALLINRNNGNEDVRLPDKVIRAQLGRGLSGVINGNLGRIHKIRFGNFEMDNVVASFPDSLAFGVKIGTQTERNGNIGCEILRRFKVTFNYHDKYLVLKPVKRILKQTFEHDMSGMELKARGLNLRNYYIEKIIDDSPADQAGLKEGDEVIFINGSSAAKMHISEIYKLLQKGDGKELEILVRRNGNIIFTQMVLKRLI from the coding sequence ATGAAAAGGTTTGGTTTTTTTTTCGTGCTGTTGTTGTGCTGCCTAAACGTGTTTGGAGCGGAGGACAAAGATGACGGGAAAGATCGTTATGGTTACCATTTGATTCAAAACCGTAAAATAGCCCGAATTCCCTTTGAGCTGCATTCCAACCTGATTGTTGTGCCGGTAAAAATCAATAATTCGGATACGCTTCACTTTATTTTAGATACCGGGGTTAGCTCAACAATCATCACCGATCCGGCGGCAATTCGGTCACAGAAACTGCAATTTACCCGCAAAGTGAAACTAACAGGGGCTGGTGAGGGTGGTCAGCTACTGGCATCGGTAGCCATCAACAATGTGTTAACGATGGGCCACATGCGGGCAAATCACCAGAATATGGTTGTTTTGGATGAAGACGTTCTTCAGCTTTCGGAGTATGTAGGCATACCCATCCACGGTATTTTCGGCTACGAAGTATTCAATAATTTTATCGTTACGATTGACTTCCAGCGCCGCGAAATTCTCCTGCAACAGCCGTCTTCTTATCGTTATCGGCGTTCGCGCGGGGTTCGCTACCCAATCATGATCCAGGACACCAAGCCGTATACGGATGTGCTGGCCGTGGTTGATAACGGCAAAACGGTGCCGATTCGGGTCGTTATTGATACCGGTGCAGGACACGCCTTGCTGATCAATCGAAATAATGGAAACGAAGACGTGCGTTTGCCCGATAAAGTGATTCGGGCGCAGCTAGGCCGTGGCTTGAGTGGCGTAATCAATGGCAACCTGGGCCGCATTCATAAAATCCGGTTTGGCAATTTTGAGATGGATAACGTAGTGGCTTCCTTTCCGGATAGTCTGGCATTTGGGGTCAAAATTGGTACTCAAACTGAACGAAACGGAAACATCGGCTGTGAGATTTTGCGCCGCTTCAAAGTAACCTTCAATTACCACGATAAATACTTGGTACTAAAGCCCGTTAAGCGAATCCTGAAGCAGACTTTTGAGCACGACATGAGCGGCATGGAGCTTAAAGCCAGGGGGTTAAATTTGCGGAATTACTACATTGAGAAGATAATTGACGACTCCCCGGCAGACCAGGCGGGCTTAAAAGAAGGCGACGAAGTAATTTTTATCAACGGCTCGTCAGCCGCAAAGATGCACATTAGTGAAATTTATAAGCTTCTTCAGAAGGGAGACGGCAAGGAGCTTGAAATTCTTGTCCGGCGCAACGGCAATATAATCTTTACGCAGATGGTCTTGAAAAGGCTGATCTGA
- the rpmB gene encoding 50S ribosomal protein L28, whose product MAKVCQITGKRTRVGNNVSHANNKTKRKFYPNLQKKRFFLESSGEWISLKVSTSALRTVNKKGIEATLRDAYQKGTLTF is encoded by the coding sequence ATGGCTAAAGTTTGTCAAATTACAGGAAAGCGGACACGGGTAGGTAACAACGTTTCTCACGCCAACAATAAGACTAAGCGGAAGTTCTACCCGAATCTGCAAAAGAAACGGTTCTTCCTGGAGTCGTCGGGTGAGTGGATCTCCCTGAAAGTTTCGACTTCAGCGTTGCGGACTGTTAACAAAAAAGGGATCGAAGCAACATTGCGGGATGCCTATCAGAAAGGTACGCTGACATTCTGA
- a CDS encoding DUF5522 domain-containing protein has translation MADSTQKKRTVPALDPSDYYINEMGYLVFTASYHLKRGYCCQNGCKHCPYGFRKKDNFRA, from the coding sequence ATGGCTGATTCAACGCAAAAAAAGCGGACGGTTCCTGCGCTCGACCCGAGTGATTATTACATCAACGAAATGGGTTACCTGGTTTTTACGGCCTCCTATCACCTCAAGCGGGGCTATTGTTGCCAGAACGGATGCAAGCACTGCCCGTATGGATTCCGAAAAAAAGACAATTTTCGGGCTTAA
- the rocD gene encoding ornithine--oxo-acid transaminase codes for MEIISSNTATQQAIALEDKYGAHNYHPLPVVLTRGQGIYVWDVEGRRYADFLSAYSAVSQGHCHPRIIDAMIQQAQRLTLTSRAFYTDLLGQCEKYICDYFGFDKVLMMNSGAEGGETALKLTRKWAYKVKGIPQNEAKTVYAKGNFWGRTMAAISSSTDPSSTNDYGPLLPGYLLVPYNDLAALENVFQKDATIAGFMVEPIQGEAGVLVPDEGYLRGVRELCTKYNVLFIADEVQTGIGRTGRRLACDHEDVKPDILILGKSLSGGTMPVSAVLASDEIMLTIKPGEHGSTYGGNPLACAVTMAALQVTQDEQLAENAEAMGQVFRARMTALAQKTSFVKLVRGKGLLNAIVIDSLPAYGDETAWELCLRFKDAGLLCKPTQGDKIRFAPPLVITEEQMHEACDLIEATVLAFVSEN; via the coding sequence ATGGAAATCATTAGTTCTAATACAGCCACTCAACAAGCCATTGCGCTCGAAGATAAGTACGGAGCCCACAACTACCATCCGCTTCCGGTTGTGCTAACGCGCGGCCAGGGCATCTATGTATGGGACGTAGAAGGACGGAGATACGCTGATTTTCTGTCTGCTTATAGTGCGGTTAGTCAGGGTCATTGCCATCCACGGATTATTGATGCCATGATTCAACAGGCCCAGCGGCTAACCTTAACATCGCGTGCATTTTATACCGATTTGTTAGGTCAGTGTGAGAAGTACATCTGCGATTATTTTGGCTTCGATAAGGTTTTAATGATGAACTCCGGCGCTGAAGGGGGCGAAACAGCCTTGAAGTTAACCCGGAAATGGGCGTATAAAGTCAAAGGCATTCCGCAAAACGAAGCGAAAACCGTGTACGCCAAGGGAAACTTCTGGGGCCGCACGATGGCGGCTATTTCGTCGTCTACGGACCCTTCCTCTACCAATGATTACGGCCCTTTGCTTCCCGGTTATCTTTTAGTGCCGTACAACGATTTGGCGGCTTTGGAGAATGTGTTTCAAAAGGATGCTACGATTGCCGGATTCATGGTTGAACCCATTCAGGGTGAAGCGGGCGTTTTAGTGCCAGATGAAGGCTATTTGCGGGGCGTTCGGGAATTGTGTACAAAATACAATGTTCTGTTTATTGCCGACGAAGTGCAGACTGGAATTGGCCGAACGGGTCGTCGACTGGCCTGCGATCACGAAGACGTAAAGCCTGATATTTTAATTCTGGGTAAATCGTTGTCGGGTGGCACCATGCCCGTGTCGGCGGTTTTAGCCAGCGATGAAATTATGCTGACCATTAAGCCCGGCGAACATGGTTCTACCTACGGTGGAAACCCGCTGGCTTGTGCCGTTACGATGGCCGCTTTGCAGGTAACGCAGGATGAGCAGCTGGCTGAAAATGCAGAGGCAATGGGGCAGGTTTTCCGTGCCCGCATGACGGCTCTTGCGCAAAAAACGAGCTTTGTCAAGTTGGTTCGTGGCAAAGGTCTTTTGAATGCAATTGTGATTGATAGCCTGCCTGCGTATGGGGATGAAACCGCCTGGGAGTTGTGTCTGCGCTTCAAGGATGCGGGCCTGCTTTGCAAGCCAACCCAGGGAGACAAGATTCGCTTTGCGCCGCCTTTGGTAATCACCGAAGAGCAAATGCACGAAGCGTGTGATCTAATCGAGGCAACCGTTTTGGCTTTTGTATCAGAAAATTAA
- a CDS encoding RNA polymerase sigma factor — MNFWRSDSSAHLETKLYIDRHVELVERCKQGDRKAQYDLYKHYSKAMFNVCMRILNHVGEAEDVLQEAFIDAFSNLHTFRSQSTFGAWLKQIVVNRSINHLRSRRGRQTEQWVDIDSYRVGEEDGLDIADTESFDEEAIQMEVDRVRLAMQGLPEGYRVVLSLYLFEGYDHEEIGAVLGISETTSRTQYMRAKKRLLELLK, encoded by the coding sequence ATGAATTTCTGGCGATCCGACTCCTCAGCCCATTTGGAAACGAAATTGTACATCGACCGACATGTCGAACTAGTTGAACGTTGCAAACAAGGTGATCGAAAGGCGCAGTACGACTTGTACAAGCACTACTCGAAAGCAATGTTTAACGTTTGTATGCGCATCCTTAACCACGTGGGCGAGGCTGAAGATGTATTGCAGGAAGCATTCATTGACGCGTTTAGTAATTTACACACGTTCCGTAGTCAATCGACATTTGGGGCGTGGCTGAAACAGATTGTCGTTAATCGGTCAATTAATCACCTGCGGAGCCGTCGGGGGCGTCAAACGGAACAATGGGTCGATATCGATTCGTATCGCGTTGGCGAAGAGGATGGGCTGGATATTGCTGATACGGAATCATTCGACGAGGAAGCAATTCAAATGGAGGTTGATCGGGTAAGGCTGGCCATGCAGGGGCTGCCAGAAGGGTACCGGGTAGTTTTATCGCTTTATTTGTTTGAGGGGTATGATCATGAAGAAATTGGCGCTGTATTGGGAATCAGTGAAACAACATCGCGAACTCAGTACATGCGGGCAAAAAAACGGCTGTTGGAATTACTAAAATAA
- a CDS encoding alpha-2-macroglobulin family protein translates to MKSFPHVLYALGLLLLLTTCSHLNSVHVVGRNFEDEVSQTQNLVFTFNKDLVSKGRIGVWDSTQYIHFEPAIRGKFKWVDENELVFSPATSLRPATDYKAALTDQLIHQLEDKKLDVSSEAIAFHTPYLQLTNTEIWWTRSESGKAISKAKLAFNYPVNSAELAGLLKIQTEGAKALATQIDQTAQAETIPITLTDAPATRNEQPLTIRLEKGLKVPNTAFVTKEAFEQSVALPSSARLDVVDIKTGYENNEGIVRVVTTQELKPEKLNDYYTIEPALDVRAELTENGFILRGAFNETDTYALTLTDQMQGVLGARLEEVVSKDLFFGKIPAGISFANKRAQYLSSKGNRNIGVRITNVPEVTVKIAKVYENNILAYTRSGRYEEYGEVGGEWKPTGLYTYNDDEQQAYSDIVVDKTIETSNLPKTKGISALNVALPDPTNNFRGVYLVTIGSKEEMYMRATKLVSISDIGLIAKQGADDVWIFANSIRTAEPIADLEVTLVSSNNQAVATLKTDGKGVAHFEKLTEKAPGFKIALVTAKREDDFNYLLLEDTHVETSRFEVDGKRDNLTGFDAFVYGDRDIYRPGETIHFNTVIRKPDWESVGEIPLKIRVVAPNGKEYRVLRKATNEQGAVSTDIAMDAAAVTGTYVLEVYNANEVLLASRNISIEEFIPDRIKVDTKTERDAYRSGETITMTATATNLFGPPATNRTYEMDLQLARKVFAPKQFPEYTFAIQNTTSFEKQLRQGVTNANGQAIERFPISTAYRDIGVLEGKLFVTVFDENSRPVNRLKQFEVFTQETFYGIRLADHYVGTNAPLPVEIVALDRAGALRSNVTARAEVVRFDYQTVIEKQNGQLRYVSKKREKIVYANTLTLSTGKGEFRYVPTVSGEYEVRVRRPEAASFTAIPFYAYGYGSTESSSFEVSTEGQVLMEFDKPEYQTGDKAKVLFKTPFAGKLLVTLERNRILETHVLDTDNKSAELTFSLGKEHLPNVYVTATLIRPLDNSNLPLTVAHGFAPIKVTDSATKIPVVITALAQSRSKTSQRITIKTEPNAELTVAVVDEGILQIKNFQTPDIHGYFYQKRALEVNSHDLYAFLFPELSLSGSSSFGGDGYNLGKRINPLSNGRVKLVTFWSGPLKANSSGEAQFIVAIPQFSGDLRVMAVAYKGKAFGSSATNMKVADPLVISTGVPRFLSPTDSLSLPVTISNTTKNPATVTAALSVKGSLTSSSSAQKLTIQPGQEARATFALRAKSAIGTGSITVSVRGLNETFSETTDLTVRPATSLLKKAQSGVLAGGQSQVIDLTHAFLPGTAQSSLVVSRSPMVQLGKPLSDLLGYPYGCIEQTISKAFPQLHFADVVKTIGKSSTYFVSRGESNLNPAFAVQEAIRRIESLQLFSGGFGMWPGTAKEDLWATAYAVHFMREANQAGFEVSPKTLSKAISFLESQTSTPALEDVVTYEETGNRIVRKAASRAALYGLYVLALNGQPNRSAMNYYKSNSKLLTPDSRYVLASAYYLTGDSRSYNALLPKRYSDASTERQSGGSYASPIRNLALILNTLLETDADNLQIPGLARQLSQALNASSYLNTQESVFATLALGKIAKKAATSTATATLSAGGKVIGQFTGPNLKLTNGIANQKVSIAAKGTGSLYWFAQTEGLSATNTYTEEDAGLRVRRQFLDRDGNPMTSFKQNDLVVVRLTLASENGLPVQNVVLTDVLPASFEIENPRLTEPREMPWIKETTKPDHFDVRDDRIHFFTNVHNKEQTFYYLVRVVSKGSFTLGPVSADAMYDGSLRSYSGGGKIRVH, encoded by the coding sequence ATGAAATCATTTCCCCACGTTCTTTATGCTCTGGGTCTGTTGCTATTGCTAACAACCTGCTCACATTTAAACTCTGTGCACGTTGTCGGGCGCAATTTTGAAGACGAAGTTTCGCAGACTCAAAATCTGGTTTTTACTTTCAATAAAGATCTGGTGTCCAAAGGCCGCATCGGTGTCTGGGACTCAACGCAATACATTCATTTCGAACCGGCTATTCGCGGAAAATTCAAATGGGTTGATGAGAATGAGCTCGTTTTTTCGCCCGCTACCTCCCTGCGCCCCGCCACGGATTACAAAGCCGCTTTAACCGACCAGCTTATTCACCAGCTTGAGGACAAGAAGCTTGATGTGTCGAGCGAAGCTATTGCGTTTCATACCCCCTACCTCCAATTGACCAACACAGAAATCTGGTGGACCCGAAGCGAGAGCGGCAAAGCCATTTCTAAAGCCAAATTAGCGTTTAATTATCCCGTCAACAGCGCTGAACTCGCTGGCTTACTGAAAATACAAACGGAGGGTGCTAAGGCACTAGCCACGCAAATAGACCAGACCGCCCAGGCAGAAACCATTCCGATTACGCTAACCGATGCGCCCGCTACCCGCAACGAGCAGCCACTAACTATTCGCCTCGAAAAAGGCTTGAAAGTGCCCAATACCGCCTTCGTTACCAAAGAGGCTTTTGAGCAAAGCGTGGCCTTGCCTTCCTCGGCCCGATTAGACGTGGTTGATATCAAAACCGGCTACGAAAACAACGAAGGAATCGTCCGAGTCGTCACCACGCAGGAACTGAAACCGGAAAAGCTAAATGACTATTACACCATTGAACCTGCCCTTGACGTGCGCGCCGAACTCACGGAAAATGGTTTTATCCTACGTGGCGCGTTCAACGAAACGGATACGTATGCTCTGACGCTCACCGACCAGATGCAGGGCGTTTTGGGCGCTCGTTTGGAAGAAGTAGTTAGCAAGGATTTGTTTTTCGGGAAAATACCCGCCGGAATCTCGTTTGCGAACAAACGCGCTCAGTACTTATCGTCAAAAGGTAACCGCAACATAGGTGTACGTATCACCAATGTACCCGAAGTAACCGTGAAGATTGCTAAAGTCTACGAAAACAACATTCTGGCTTACACGCGTTCGGGCCGCTACGAAGAATATGGCGAAGTGGGCGGCGAATGGAAACCAACTGGATTGTACACATATAACGACGATGAACAACAGGCTTACAGCGACATTGTAGTCGATAAAACAATAGAAACCAGCAATTTACCCAAAACAAAAGGCATCTCGGCCTTGAACGTGGCTCTTCCCGACCCTACGAATAATTTCCGGGGGGTGTATCTGGTCACCATCGGCTCAAAAGAGGAAATGTACATGCGGGCCACGAAACTGGTGTCTATCTCCGACATTGGCCTGATTGCGAAACAGGGAGCGGACGACGTCTGGATTTTTGCGAATTCTATCCGCACCGCCGAGCCTATTGCTGACCTTGAAGTAACCCTGGTGAGCAGCAATAACCAAGCTGTTGCGACCCTGAAAACCGACGGAAAAGGCGTCGCCCATTTCGAGAAACTGACCGAAAAAGCACCAGGTTTTAAAATAGCGCTGGTTACCGCCAAGAGGGAAGATGATTTTAACTACCTGTTACTGGAAGACACGCATGTGGAAACTTCCCGCTTCGAAGTAGACGGCAAAAGAGACAATCTAACCGGCTTCGATGCCTTCGTTTACGGCGACCGCGACATTTACCGCCCCGGCGAAACGATTCATTTTAACACCGTTATTCGTAAACCAGATTGGGAAAGCGTGGGTGAAATTCCGCTAAAAATCCGTGTGGTGGCGCCCAACGGCAAAGAATACCGCGTGCTTCGGAAGGCTACCAACGAACAGGGCGCGGTCAGTACAGACATTGCAATGGACGCGGCGGCGGTAACCGGAACCTATGTCCTGGAAGTGTATAACGCCAATGAGGTTTTGCTGGCTTCACGCAACATCAGCATTGAGGAGTTTATTCCAGACCGCATCAAGGTTGATACCAAAACCGAGCGCGATGCTTACCGCTCCGGTGAAACCATTACCATGACGGCCACCGCTACCAACCTTTTTGGGCCACCAGCGACCAACCGAACGTATGAAATGGACCTGCAACTGGCCCGGAAAGTCTTTGCGCCGAAACAATTCCCGGAATATACGTTCGCCATTCAGAACACAACTTCTTTTGAAAAACAGCTTCGGCAAGGCGTCACCAACGCCAACGGCCAGGCCATTGAGCGCTTTCCGATCTCGACGGCCTACCGCGATATTGGGGTGCTGGAAGGGAAATTGTTTGTCACGGTTTTTGATGAAAATAGCCGCCCGGTCAACCGGTTGAAGCAATTTGAGGTATTTACGCAGGAGACATTTTACGGCATTCGGCTGGCCGACCATTATGTGGGTACGAACGCTCCCTTACCGGTCGAAATCGTGGCGCTGGATCGGGCGGGGGCTTTACGCAGCAACGTTACCGCCCGCGCCGAAGTAGTGCGTTTTGATTACCAGACCGTTATTGAAAAACAGAATGGCCAGCTTCGCTATGTCTCGAAAAAACGCGAAAAGATAGTTTATGCCAATACCTTGACGCTCTCAACTGGGAAAGGTGAGTTTCGCTATGTGCCAACCGTGTCCGGTGAATACGAGGTTCGCGTTCGCCGCCCGGAAGCGGCGTCTTTTACGGCCATTCCTTTTTATGCTTATGGGTATGGATCGACTGAAAGTTCGTCCTTTGAGGTAAGCACGGAAGGACAGGTGCTGATGGAATTTGATAAACCGGAGTACCAAACTGGTGATAAAGCAAAAGTGCTTTTCAAAACGCCCTTCGCTGGCAAACTCCTGGTTACGTTGGAGCGCAACCGCATTCTGGAAACGCACGTCTTAGACACTGATAATAAATCTGCTGAGCTTACTTTTTCGCTGGGCAAAGAACACTTACCCAATGTTTACGTCACGGCAACGCTCATTCGTCCCCTTGATAATTCTAACCTCCCACTGACCGTTGCCCACGGCTTCGCTCCGATTAAGGTTACTGACTCGGCTACCAAAATACCGGTTGTTATAACTGCTCTCGCGCAATCGCGGTCCAAAACCAGCCAGCGCATTACCATCAAGACCGAACCCAATGCCGAGTTAACTGTTGCCGTGGTTGATGAGGGGATTTTGCAGATCAAAAACTTCCAGACGCCCGATATTCATGGTTACTTCTACCAAAAACGCGCTTTGGAAGTAAACAGCCACGACTTATACGCCTTTTTGTTTCCTGAACTCTCTTTGTCGGGAAGTTCGTCTTTTGGTGGTGATGGTTACAATTTGGGTAAACGCATTAATCCATTGAGTAATGGTCGGGTAAAGCTGGTGACATTCTGGAGCGGTCCGCTGAAAGCCAATAGTAGCGGTGAAGCGCAGTTTATCGTCGCCATTCCGCAGTTTTCCGGTGATTTGCGCGTGATGGCGGTTGCTTATAAAGGCAAAGCGTTTGGCTCATCGGCCACAAACATGAAAGTCGCCGATCCGCTGGTGATTAGCACCGGTGTACCGCGTTTTCTTAGTCCCACTGATTCGCTTAGCTTACCCGTCACCATTAGCAACACTACCAAAAATCCGGCTACTGTTACGGCCGCTCTGTCCGTTAAAGGTTCTCTTACAAGTAGTTCTTCCGCGCAAAAACTGACCATCCAGCCGGGCCAGGAAGCCAGAGCAACGTTTGCTTTGCGTGCCAAATCGGCAATTGGAACAGGCAGCATTACGGTTTCGGTGCGCGGTCTAAATGAAACGTTCAGCGAAACCACAGACCTTACCGTGCGTCCCGCCACTTCTTTGCTGAAAAAAGCGCAATCGGGTGTGCTGGCCGGTGGACAGTCGCAGGTTATTGATTTAACTCATGCCTTCCTGCCTGGCACGGCTCAGAGTAGTCTGGTTGTTAGCCGCTCCCCGATGGTTCAGTTAGGCAAGCCCCTGTCTGACTTACTAGGCTATCCCTACGGTTGTATTGAGCAAACAATCTCGAAAGCGTTTCCGCAGCTTCACTTTGCCGATGTGGTGAAAACCATTGGTAAATCAAGCACTTATTTTGTTAGCCGGGGCGAAAGTAACCTGAACCCAGCCTTTGCGGTACAGGAAGCCATCCGGCGCATTGAATCACTCCAGCTTTTTAGCGGCGGGTTTGGGATGTGGCCGGGTACCGCGAAAGAAGATCTTTGGGCAACCGCTTACGCCGTTCATTTCATGCGGGAAGCCAATCAGGCAGGGTTTGAGGTTAGTCCTAAAACTTTGAGTAAAGCGATTTCTTTCCTGGAATCGCAAACCAGCACGCCTGCCTTGGAAGACGTGGTTACATACGAAGAAACAGGCAACCGAATTGTTCGAAAAGCAGCCAGCCGCGCGGCTTTGTATGGCTTGTACGTTTTAGCGCTCAACGGGCAACCCAACCGTTCGGCCATGAACTATTACAAGAGCAATTCCAAGCTGCTTACTCCTGACAGCCGTTACGTACTGGCGTCGGCTTATTATCTAACGGGCGATAGCCGCAGTTACAACGCACTCCTTCCCAAACGCTATAGCGACGCCTCAACGGAGCGGCAGTCGGGCGGCAGTTACGCATCGCCCATCCGGAATCTGGCCTTGATTTTAAATACGTTGCTTGAAACGGACGCGGATAATTTACAGATTCCAGGGCTGGCTCGCCAACTGTCGCAAGCGCTAAATGCCTCATCGTACCTGAATACGCAGGAATCGGTTTTCGCTACTTTGGCTTTGGGCAAGATTGCTAAAAAAGCCGCAACCTCAACAGCTACGGCTACCCTTTCCGCAGGAGGCAAAGTAATTGGGCAGTTTACCGGTCCAAACCTAAAGCTTACCAACGGAATTGCGAATCAGAAAGTAAGTATCGCCGCAAAAGGTACCGGTAGCCTATATTGGTTTGCGCAAACAGAAGGCTTGAGTGCAACCAATACGTATACGGAAGAAGACGCCGGACTGCGGGTGCGGCGGCAGTTTCTGGATCGTGACGGCAATCCGATGACTTCTTTCAAGCAAAATGATCTGGTTGTTGTACGGCTCACATTAGCCAGCGAAAACGGCCTTCCGGTCCAGAATGTGGTACTAACTGACGTGCTGCCTGCCAGCTTTGAAATCGAAAATCCGCGCCTGACCGAGCCGCGCGAAATGCCCTGGATAAAGGAAACAACCAAACCTGATCATTTTGACGTCCGCGACGACCGGATTCACTTTTTTACGAATGTCCACAACAAGGAACAGACTTTCTATTACCTCGTTCGGGTCGTCTCGAAAGGCTCGTTTACACTTGGACCAGTTTCGGCTGATGCGATGTACGACGGCAGCCTGCGCAGTTATTCGGGTGGAGGAAAGATTCGGGTGCATTAA
- a CDS encoding acyl-CoA dehydrogenase family protein, translated as MIATEPKASLKGGEFLIKETDASQVFIPEEFTEEQQMIAATCREFLEREIWPRLEEIDHAKSPELISSLMDKAGELGLLGTSVPEEYGGFGMNFNTSMLVTEVTGAGHSFSVALSAHTGIGTLPIVYYGNEEQKAKYLPKLATGEWKAAYCLTEPDSGSDANSGKTRATLSEDGQHYIINGQKMWITNGGFADVFIVFAKIDSDKNLSAFIIEKGFGGITMNEPEHKMGIKGSDTRQVFFNDCKVPVENLLSTPGNGFKIAVNILNVGRIKLGVAAAGGAKEVITQSVQYANERRQFGTPIATFGAIKHKLGEMAIKVFTAESASYRAGQNIDDLIEDLKAKGMSDADAKLKALEQFAIECAIMKVHGSEALDYVVDEGVQIYGGMGYSADAPMDRNYRDARINRIFEGTNEINRMLVVDMLLKRAMKGELDLMGPAMAVAKEIMSIPDFGADEDEGLFVAEKKVLRNLKKAALMVAGAAVQKFMMKLSEEQEILMSIADMAIEIYAAESALLRVEKLINTKGEPAVELQKDIAIAYLHEAVEKVNIAGRAAITSFAEGDELRVMLMGLKRFTKIEPINLKVIRRRIADAMIAENKYIF; from the coding sequence ATGATAGCTACGGAGCCTAAAGCCTCACTCAAAGGTGGTGAATTTCTGATCAAAGAAACGGACGCTTCGCAGGTCTTTATTCCGGAAGAATTTACGGAAGAGCAGCAAATGATTGCCGCTACCTGCCGCGAATTTCTAGAGCGTGAAATCTGGCCACGATTAGAAGAAATCGATCATGCAAAGTCTCCCGAGTTGATTTCGTCGCTGATGGACAAAGCCGGCGAACTCGGTCTTCTGGGCACTTCGGTTCCGGAAGAATACGGCGGTTTTGGTATGAATTTCAATACGTCCATGCTGGTTACGGAAGTAACGGGCGCTGGACACTCGTTCTCGGTGGCCCTATCGGCGCATACCGGGATTGGAACTCTACCCATCGTTTATTACGGCAACGAAGAGCAAAAAGCGAAATACTTACCCAAGCTGGCAACGGGCGAATGGAAAGCAGCGTATTGCCTGACCGAACCCGATTCTGGCTCTGATGCCAACTCGGGCAAAACCCGGGCAACACTCTCGGAAGACGGCCAGCATTATATCATTAATGGGCAAAAAATGTGGATTACCAACGGTGGTTTTGCCGATGTATTCATCGTTTTTGCCAAAATAGATTCGGATAAAAATCTATCTGCTTTCATTATCGAGAAAGGCTTTGGCGGCATTACCATGAACGAGCCAGAGCATAAAATGGGCATCAAAGGATCTGACACCCGCCAGGTTTTCTTTAACGATTGCAAAGTACCCGTCGAAAACCTCTTATCCACGCCGGGAAATGGCTTTAAGATTGCCGTTAATATTCTGAATGTTGGACGGATCAAGCTGGGTGTTGCCGCCGCCGGTGGCGCCAAAGAAGTCATCACGCAGTCGGTTCAATACGCTAACGAACGCCGCCAGTTCGGAACGCCGATTGCGACTTTCGGAGCCATCAAACACAAGCTCGGCGAAATGGCCATCAAGGTGTTTACGGCCGAATCGGCAAGTTACCGCGCTGGTCAAAACATCGACGATCTGATTGAAGACCTGAAAGCAAAGGGCATGTCTGATGCTGACGCCAAACTCAAAGCGCTGGAACAATTCGCCATTGAGTGCGCCATCATGAAAGTACACGGCTCGGAAGCCCTTGATTATGTGGTGGATGAAGGTGTGCAGATCTATGGAGGGATGGGTTATTCGGCCGACGCCCCGATGGATCGCAACTACCGCGATGCCCGGATCAATCGGATTTTCGAAGGCACCAACGAAATCAACCGGATGCTGGTGGTGGATATGCTGCTGAAACGCGCCATGAAAGGGGAGCTTGACCTCATGGGGCCAGCAATGGCCGTGGCCAAAGAGATTATGTCGATTCCCGATTTTGGTGCCGACGAAGACGAAGGGTTGTTCGTAGCGGAGAAAAAGGTGCTGCGTAACCTGAAGAAAGCCGCCCTCATGGTAGCCGGTGCCGCCGTTCAGAAATTCATGATGAAGCTGTCGGAAGAGCAGGAGATTTTGATGAGCATTGCCGATATGGCCATCGAAATCTATGCCGCCGAATCGGCGCTATTACGCGTCGAAAAACTGATCAACACCAAAGGCGAACCGGCGGTCGAGCTTCAAAAAGATATAGCGATTGCTTACCTGCACGAAGCCGTCGAAAAAGTGAACATTGCCGGACGGGCAGCCATCACGTCTTTTGCCGAAGGCGACGAACTGCGCGTTATGCTGATGGGCTTGAAGCGCTTTACCAAGATTGAGCCGATTAACCTGAAAGTGATCCGCCGCCGCATTGCTGACGCTATGATCGCAGAAAACAAATATATTTTTTAA